A genomic region of Lasioglossum baleicum chromosome 16, iyLasBale1, whole genome shotgun sequence contains the following coding sequences:
- the Nd-mlrq gene encoding NADH dehydrogenase (ubiquinone) MLRQ subunit, translating to MAKMEGLSIAGMKRHPMLIPLFFCIGVGACGASFYLARLAFRNPDVSWMPKKNPDPWNEYKDKQYKFRSPHYGRDPKSPAPSY from the exons ATGGCTAAAATGGAGGGTCTAAGTATCGCTGGGATGAAAAGGCATCCAATG CTGATCCCATTATTCTTCTGCATCGGTGTGGGAGCATGTGGCGCTTCGTTTTATTTGGCACGTCTCGCCTTCCGTAATCCCGACGTTTCGTGGATGCCAAAGAAAAATCCCGATCCATGGAACGAATATAAAGATAAGCAGTACAAG ttccGCTCCCCTCATTACGGACGAGACCCAAAGTCTCCAGCTCCGTCGTActaa